In one Candidatus Binatia bacterium genomic region, the following are encoded:
- a CDS encoding DUF1214 domain-containing protein, translating into MSDPESVSREALRRLIALLEEVDSRWLGPEWNLNSADDIAQGTRALMHMLQGGLDSFFECDPKHPDFRKIVTPYKKFTGDNADAIYYDAPIDPGCSYEVEGNLSGAVYTAFTIECGVGDGRMGTRLGGVLNDSDLDIDAAGNFVIRLGGAPQERNWLPLPEDAFRITTRHYFEDKVHAAVDTNRHCSLSIRNCDASAPPPAPSDTTVAAGIDRVGNFIRSRTLEQPAMADAETPAFVSKVPGVFPAPVSPGDHGLAASDAAYSMAPFFLGPDQALVMTARWPECRCANVVLWNRHMQTFDYVNRTISLNREQTVLEEDGSLRIIVAPADPGHPNWLDTEGRALGLVFWRFMLPEGSIETPVAEVVSMESLVAKP; encoded by the coding sequence ATGTCGGATCCCGAGAGTGTCAGTCGAGAAGCCCTGCGGCGTTTGATCGCCTTGTTGGAAGAAGTGGATAGCCGCTGGCTGGGACCGGAATGGAACCTGAACTCCGCAGACGATATCGCACAAGGCACGCGCGCGCTGATGCATATGCTCCAGGGTGGGCTCGATTCGTTTTTCGAGTGTGATCCCAAGCATCCCGATTTTCGCAAGATTGTGACCCCCTACAAGAAGTTCACGGGTGATAATGCAGATGCGATTTATTACGACGCTCCGATTGATCCGGGATGTTCCTACGAGGTGGAAGGCAACCTGAGCGGCGCGGTCTATACGGCCTTTACCATAGAATGTGGTGTCGGAGATGGCCGGATGGGCACGCGTCTGGGCGGTGTTCTGAATGACTCGGACCTCGATATCGATGCAGCGGGCAACTTCGTGATTCGTCTCGGCGGTGCGCCGCAGGAGCGGAATTGGCTTCCTTTACCCGAGGACGCCTTCCGGATTACGACGCGACATTATTTCGAAGACAAAGTTCATGCCGCTGTTGATACGAACCGGCATTGCTCTCTAAGTATTCGCAACTGCGATGCTTCGGCACCGCCGCCGGCGCCCAGCGATACCACCGTGGCTGCCGGCATCGACCGCGTCGGCAATTTCATTCGCTCACGCACCCTGGAGCAGCCTGCGATGGCAGACGCCGAGACACCGGCCTTTGTGTCCAAGGTGCCCGGAGTTTTTCCCGCTCCGGTCTCGCCCGGCGATCATGGTTTGGCCGCGTCGGATGCTGCCTATTCCATGGCGCCGTTTTTTCTCGGCCCGGACCAGGCATTGGTGATGACGGCTCGATGGCCGGAATGCCGTTGTGCGAATGTCGTGCTCTGGAACCGGCATATGCAGACGTTTGATTACGTGAATCGCACGATATCCCTGAACCGGGAGCAGACGGTGCTGGAGGAAGACGGTAGTTTGCGAATTATCGTGGCCCCTGCTGATCCGGGGCATCCGAACTGGCTGGATACCGAAGGGCGGGCCCTGGGGTTGGTTTTCTGGCGCTTCATGTTGCCGGAGGGCTCGATCGAGACGCCGGTCGCCGAAGTCGTTTCCATGGAGTCGCTTGTGGCGAAGCCATGA
- a CDS encoding carbamoyltransferase N-terminal domain-containing protein — protein MVVLGLSFFYHDSAAALVQDGVVVAAAAEERFSRIKHDSGFPLRAIDFCCKRAGISIHDVDQIVFYEKPFVKFERLLLTAFATFPRSHRVFQESMRRWITDKLWVKPLIRDQLKVDPRKILFCDHHMSHAAASFYCSPYEEAAIITVDGAGEWTTGTTGLGRGNHIDLEQESRFPHSLGLLYSAFTAYCGFEVNEGEYKLMGMAPYGEPRYVERIEKMIHVGSDGSYWLDLDYFSFHHSPDQTLSPKFSECMGAPPRDPSLGDKTLDPFYCDVAMSIQAVTESILIKLARNMRQKTGQDNLCLSGGVALNSVANAKILRESGFSSIYIPPGPGDDGGAIGAALWCYHQVLGKPRGPMLDSAYLGSEYSESQIGDFLKEHDLPFEHIDDDEKFFDRVVENLLDGRVGGWMRGRQEWGPRALGARSIIADPRRAEMKEIVNAKIKFREAFRPFAPSVLAERCSEFFELPNALDHYPADFMLYVVPVVEDKREELPAITHVDGSGRLQTIRQSTNPAYHRVVEKFGEATGVPVVLNTSFNLKGEPIVETPANAFNTFSRSEMDVLYLGNFIVPHKAKKKIVDDEKFVLRHAGDSVVGMLS, from the coding sequence ATGGTCGTCCTTGGTCTGTCTTTTTTTTACCACGATAGCGCGGCCGCGCTGGTGCAAGATGGTGTGGTGGTGGCCGCAGCAGCCGAGGAACGATTTTCTCGTATCAAGCACGATAGCGGGTTTCCGTTGCGGGCGATCGATTTCTGTTGCAAACGTGCCGGCATCTCGATTCACGATGTGGATCAAATCGTTTTTTACGAGAAACCGTTTGTGAAATTCGAGCGCCTCTTGCTAACGGCATTCGCTACCTTTCCGCGATCGCATCGGGTCTTTCAGGAGTCGATGCGTCGTTGGATTACGGACAAACTTTGGGTCAAACCTCTGATCCGCGACCAGTTGAAAGTCGATCCTCGAAAAATTCTCTTCTGCGACCATCATATGTCGCATGCGGCAGCTTCGTTTTATTGCTCGCCCTACGAGGAGGCCGCGATTATTACGGTCGATGGGGCCGGTGAGTGGACGACCGGGACAACAGGTCTGGGTCGCGGCAATCATATCGACCTGGAACAGGAAAGCCGTTTCCCGCATTCGCTGGGCTTGCTCTATTCGGCTTTCACTGCGTATTGCGGCTTCGAGGTCAATGAAGGTGAATACAAGCTGATGGGGATGGCGCCCTATGGCGAGCCGCGTTACGTCGAGCGGATCGAAAAGATGATTCACGTCGGCAGCGATGGGTCCTATTGGCTGGATCTGGATTATTTCTCATTCCATCATTCTCCGGACCAGACCTTGTCGCCCAAATTTTCCGAGTGCATGGGTGCCCCGCCACGTGATCCGTCGCTGGGGGACAAGACCCTCGATCCATTTTATTGTGACGTGGCGATGTCGATTCAGGCAGTCACCGAATCCATCCTGATCAAGCTCGCAAGGAATATGCGGCAAAAAACTGGCCAGGATAATCTCTGCCTCTCCGGTGGGGTCGCGCTGAACTCGGTCGCGAATGCGAAGATTCTTCGCGAATCCGGATTCTCGAGTATCTATATACCGCCCGGCCCCGGGGATGATGGTGGGGCCATCGGGGCGGCATTGTGGTGTTACCATCAAGTCTTGGGCAAGCCCCGTGGCCCGATGCTCGACTCGGCCTATCTGGGGAGTGAGTACAGCGAGAGTCAGATCGGAGATTTCCTCAAAGAGCATGATTTGCCGTTCGAGCATATCGATGACGATGAGAAATTCTTTGATCGAGTCGTCGAGAATTTGCTCGACGGCCGTGTAGGCGGATGGATGCGCGGCCGTCAGGAATGGGGCCCGCGTGCTCTTGGGGCGCGATCGATTATTGCCGATCCACGGCGCGCCGAGATGAAGGAAATCGTCAACGCGAAGATCAAGTTTCGGGAGGCCTTCCGTCCCTTTGCGCCCAGTGTTTTGGCCGAGCGCTGCAGCGAGTTTTTTGAACTCCCGAATGCACTGGACCATTATCCGGCTGATTTCATGCTCTATGTCGTTCCTGTGGTCGAAGATAAGCGCGAGGAGCTGCCCGCGATCACGCATGTCGATGGCTCCGGTCGCCTGCAGACCATTCGGCAGTCGACAAATCCGGCGTATCATCGGGTTGTCGAGAAGTTCGGTGAAGCGACGGGTGTTCCTGTGGTGCTCAACACGAGCTTCAATCTAAAGGGAGAGCCGATCGTGGAAACGCCTGCGAACGCCTTCAATACGTTCAGTCGTTCCGAGATGGACGTGCTCTATCTCGGGAATTTCATCGTCCCGCATAAGGCCAAGAAGAAGATCGTTGACGACGAGAAGTTTGTTCTCCGCCACGCCGGAGACTCTGTCGTCGGGATGCTCTCCTGA